agatatttcaccaaaaccgacaactttgggaaagccttgcgactcagtagtttggagcagaaaggcatggggacccattttagattcggtagaatgtgtactttccaaaaatatatgggttttgggggtaaacatatatttctgtgtttttaccccacaaaaatgcagtcaatgtgttgatttttcattagctgaagttacccacgggactgtttgtatgcgctaacttcattttggggcctctaaatgccagatactttggtaaacctatgaacaatggccaccaaactgtttggaggaaccctggcaatcatatttagggtgctttttcttggtgcgtaacgatacatgggtgatatggtgctgagaagttgaagctttgaggcaattttcagatatttcaccaaaaccgacaattgtgggaaagccttgcgactcagtagtttggagcaaaaaggcatgggtacccattttagattcggtagaatgtgtactttccaaaaatatatgggctttgggggtaaacatatatttctgtgtttttaccccacaaaaatgcagtcaatgtgttgatttttcattagctgaagttacccacgggactgtttgtatgcgctaacttcattttggggcctctaaatgccagatactttggtaaacctatgaacaatggccaccaaactgtttggaggaaccctggcaatcatatttagggtgctttttcttggtgcgtaacgatacatgggtgatatggtgctgagaagttgaagctttgaggcaattttcagatatttcaccaaaaccgacaattgtgggaaagccttgcgactcagtagtttggagcagaaaggcatgggtacccattttagattcggtagaatgtgtactttccaaaaatatatgggttttgggggtaaacatatatttctgtgtttttaccccacaaaaatgcagtcaatgtgttgatttttcattagctgaagttacccacgggactgtttgtatgcgctaacttcattttggggcctctaaatgccagatactttggtaaacctatgaacaatggccaccaaactgtttggaggaaccctggcaatcatatttagggtgctttttcttggtgtgtaacgatacatgggtgatatggtgctgagaagttgaaggtttgaggcaattttcacatatttcaccaaaactgacaattgtgggaaagccttgcgactcagtagtttggagcagaaaggcatgggtacccattttagattcagtagaatgtgtactttccaaaaatatatgggttttgggggtaaacatatatttctgtgtttttaccccacaaaaatgcagtcaatgtgtttgatttttcattagctgaagttacccacgggactgtttgtatgcgctaacttcattttggggcctctaaatgccagatactttggtaaacctatgaacaatggccaccaaaatgttcagaggaaccctggcaatcatatttagggtgctttttcttagtacataatgatacatgggtgatatggtgctgggaagttgaaggtttgaggcaattttcacatatttcaccaaaaccgacaattttgggaaagccttgcgactcagtagtttggagcagaaaggcatgggtacccattttagattctgtagaatgtgtactttccaaaaatatatgggtttggggggtaaacatatatttctgtgtttttaccccacaaaaaatgcagtcaatgtgttgatttctcagtagctgaagtaaagtcctgatcaatttggatgtgctaacttcatattggtgtctctaaatgccagatactttggtaaacctatgcataatgggtatcaaacccagtggacccctggcaatcatatttcaggtgctttttcttggtacctaatatagtttgggatatgcggagcagcaaaataaaacctttgcaatgatttttcagaattttgaatttttttttgaaaaaccgctatgttcagacaagcttttatgtttggtagttgggattagagagacatagttacccattttgtaatcggcagaatgtgtacttttcaaaaatgtatggttttctggggtaaacctacggtttcaggagtttttgccttggaatctaaagcatgccgttttctgccttagtgctttcaaaattcggcaatatactgccgggagtttttgaggtacagaagtcctaaatctccctaaaactatacatatctggtattggcacgttcgagagacataaggctttccaaatcagttggattttcatccgtaaaatgaaatatttttctggtataaattgatatacgatgaaaaatggtaatttttcatttttttttggtatttagcactataaatttttttgcacaggtggaaatacatgaaaactcaggcagatttagaaagctcagtttctaccgaaaaaaacaatgtatagttttcctaggtaaactataggtttcccctcagaaaatgcccctaaagtgagagagcacaaaatgtttcaaaaacggctggcatttcgcgtaaccaaaatgtgaaattctgctggcacttaaagggttaatggtgTATGGATTTTTATCctttcagattttatttatatctgTTCTCATATGATCAATTTTGATCAGGTAAATTGATTAAGCTCCTCTTTCATATTAATTGCATCAACATTTGTATTGTACTGTGTTGCACTTTCTGAGGGTGTATTAATTTGTTTATTCTAATAAACAGACTATTTTTAACAAATGTTGTTTCtcttaatttcaaatttttaccTTTTTGGCCAAATTGATTAGAAGCGCTGATCATTATGACAGTGCTTGCTATACAAGAGCCTTAGGTTATTCTCCATCAAAGGATGTGcctaatttaaggtggccataaatgggcagattaaagctttAAATTGATTTGACATCTTATCTGCCagtgtgggggcttccgacaggtctccccggtcgatatcaggccaaaatcagcctgatattgatatttgattttttctacgatcgaggactgcatcagctagttgatgcggtcctacgaCCCGTTGGCGCCCATTTCCTATGCTATAATTCAGTCATTAAGCCCTAGGGcctggtgggcatatcgggttaagagcCGCTAGTTTGGCAACcttgctaaacgagcggatcttatcgtgtatgaccacctttagttccattaagggtataagtggcttgcctatttttaaaaccaaatgcatAACCTAACATTTGTCAATAATGAACACTTGAATGACACTTGAACCcaactccaagtagagaatactATACAGGACATGGATGTTAAAGACGTAGATATGGTGAAAGACAGATCGTACCACAGAGTAAAGTTGTGACCTCAACAGTTTAATATTGGCGATGTGTGAAATCAATATCAGTTACAAGCTTCATAAAAATGAGTGTAGTTTGTTCAGTGTCTGGACAAAATACAATCTCATTGTGGCTGATATTAAAAGGAGGTATGTGCAGTGATCGCTATAGATGTGCAGAAGGCAATATGGGATAATGTATAAACACTATAGATGTATAAAACCtatggatttaaaaataaaaacaaaacaaaaggatatgtttaatataaaatggatttttattatacatattttcttATGTGACAGGTcaccttttaaagaaaaatctggctacagatggttttttttttctctttcctctaTATCAACTACAAATTTGGATGATTTTAATATAAACCAGTGCAGTGgaagtgtggtttttttttttttcaaactcacctacaatgtgtgtgtgtgtgtatatatatatatatatatatatatatatatatatatatatatatatatatatatatatatatatatatatatatatatatatatatacacacacatacattgtaGGTAGGAGTTACAGTCATCATAGGCAGTGCACAATATAGATAGAACTTAGAAAGTACCTTACACCTgagaaaggaaaatacatttactAAAAGTTTATAAAGCTGATTGAAGCAAAACAAACCAATTGttagcaaatgtattttattttttgcagattgCACTTGGAGAAGAAGTTGAACTTCAAGGacatatcttgttttttttttttgttttttttttacatcatcttGATCTGGATTCATGTATACTATTAGGATACAACACATTTGTGTAGTCTTTATATTTAACATCTTCACTGGAATGATCTTCCTGTAGGGGAAGAAGAGACACTGCACTCTTGTATGTGGCAGTTGATTCCTTAGAGGAAGGAAAGAACAAGCTTTTGTCTTTAATTTGAGATGATCCGCTAAAATTGTTGTCTTTCCATACCATAAAGGTCACATGGAAAATtctatcattatttaaaaaaacaaaaaccacagtAGGTTTAGGTCTTGTGAAAACAAGACTGAATTTGATGGCATAGCATAATTTGCCGGGTTACAAaattgtatgtaaaaataaagttatatagacacaatttgaatttgaatatagtTATTCAATACAGTTCTTCCTTCAACACAAATGAATTATATTGACATTCAAATTAAACtgtctttagaaaaaaatactttaaaaaatattttctaataatatagtcttgagacaaaaaaaaaaaaagtctcacggCCGTTGAGCCAATTTACTTTTAGTCACTTCCTGCTCAGTGATTTTGAAGTGGGTGTAAACTAAAATCCCAAACAGTGTGCAGAGAATTCCAAGGCCCTGGTTCAAAGAAAGGGGGTCCTCAAATAGTAGGTATCCTCCCAAAAGAGTAATGCAAAATTTGAAATGTCCAAACATATTGTATCTGAAAGATGTTTGTTAAGGAtgttgttacattttaaatatatattttatgcatggTCTTATTTGGAAAAGAAATCCAATTCTAAAACCATAgatacaatattataataattacaaGAGCCCAAATGGCTGCATTTAAATTTGACTGGTTTCAGGTCAGTACAAGCCTTAGAAAATGACTGCATAATTCAGCTTCTGCGGCTTATCTAGCTGTTCATAAACTTATACAGCTGATGTTGGAAGCTGCAGATTACCCTGATTTATGTAGTGGTCCTTACTTTTTGAATTATCCTAGGAACTCTCTTCTTTAAGGATAATGGTACACAGAATATTCTGACCACTGCTGCCATTGGCAAGAGGAAAGAAAAGTAATGCAAGAAAAAGTCATTCTAACCAACTTATCTATATGGTGGTTTTTagcaatatttcaattggtcatcattatgtATAGCtgatttatttgccttcgtcctctgaccctttacagctttcaattggcggtcagtgaccccatctattgctactttttattatgcctctttctattcaggccctctcctattcaaattccaatcttattcaaatcaatgcatggttgctagggtattttggaccctagcaaccagatcgagcttctgaataaaaagctaaagaacacaaaaacagataataaaaaattaataccaaGTGCAAACACGCACAcacaaattaatattaaaaatatcataAGCACTTGTTTCTCCACcaacctttcttttttcttttgtactttgttttgaaaaagcaataaaaaaaaaaataataaaaaaaaaaatatcataagcAAAGGATACGTGACTGGTGAAGTGTTTCCTATAATCCAGTAGATAGATAAATTTACTGTGAAAGCAATGACACCAGAGAGGAGTACCATGGCCtgtgagaaaagaaaaacagcactTTACTTGAAACGATTGCTTCATGATTTATCCTACAAAGTGAAGCTCCATGTAATACAGAGATTAATAGACTGAAATGACAAATATAACTTACGATAGCAGAAGGAGACCAATGTCCAAAAATGCCCCCTTCTCCGATAACTGGTTCAAATATGGGAACGATGCATAGCAGCATGGCAGATGACAAAGGGGCCTGGTAGTACAGCAGTTGCATTGAATTCACTTGTAACTCATGCTGCTTCGATCCAACCcactaaataaaattaaaatatatcattttcaaAGTGTCTTTAGCACTGACACATATGGTACACACATTTAGAAATCACTTTTTGATAAAGTATAATGTAATACAACACAGGGTCTGCAGCTCTACTACGCTTCTGTACATTCACCCAAGGGCAATATAGCTGACAAATGTGTTTAGAAGGTAACTAACCCAAAATATGAAACGCTGAACAGTGCTGCTCTACATATATGGTTTACTATGTGACTATCtctatttttatatacaaaacaatTATGTTTTGGTAAAATGATGAGTGGGCAGATGACCACGCCCATAGAGTGCATGGCTATTTCACCATGAAGGTTACGTGTAACAAGTGCATGAAAACCCAACTAAACGTTAAGTAAATATGCTTAGTGTTCTACTGAGATCCTTTGCATTTTAAATTTTCTTTGATGAGTTCAAGTGAGTTCACTATGCAGGAAGAtcccagagctgtggagtcagtacataaatccttcaacttctatgtttttaaaggaacagtaacaccaaaaacgtaaagtgtatcaaagtaattatacagaggagtctgagttagtcagtggtATCATAAACCGAGGAGTCTAAATCAATGGATTTATGTACCAACCCCACAGCCCTGGGTTAAGGTCAcatttatgcagaaatattgaAATTTCAGACTTCAAGATGGACAAGCACACCAAATATTTAACGTTTGTTCATTACTCTCTatctaacgtttcggctcacacTGTTAAAGGCCCCATTGTTGCATCCTCGATAAAGACCTAATGTGGGCTGAAACATTGGATACACAGCAAATCCCATGGCCTTGAGTTCCTCCAGTACCCCAATAACAAAATGTTATTATGGCcatttaaatattgtttgaaaTAAGTTACTGAGATTCGCCCTACAGATACCTTCTCCACATATAAcgaacagtaataataaaaattttaccAACCACTTGATATACTGATGTTACCAAAACACCAAGAGCAGCAAATAGAATTCCAAGACCATTAAACTTTACATCATAGTAAGAATTTAGAATCACTCCCAATGTAATTGGTATCTGCAAAAGAAACAGCAAAATGTTCAATATCGATCACAAACTCCCCTAAAACAAGTAGACTTAAAGTAAAAGAAATCTATGAGTCATATAATATTACTGATGTTCAACTATGAAGAATCTTTATTTAAGATGTTTATTTTGGCATTGgctctttttcttttaaataaccaGTCAGCCAAAGTAATATTAACACAGtaaaactgcaattaaaaatgtCACCTCCATCACCATAGTCACCTCAGCCatggctgctttaataaatgtaaaaagggaCATTTATCTAAGGCCCACCATGGCAAGGGGCTCCTATATTGCTCATTTTATCTGCAATAACTTTCAAAGGAGAAATCaaccgtaaagtaaaaaaaaccctaccctacatagaccccctccccccagcctagctgctaaaccgggcaaatgcccctaacgctttacttacccctcaatgcagattctgtccagcagagttcacggcagccatcttctctcTTCCCTAATCTTCGGgaagtgccgtatcggcgcatgtgcagttgaagcaattttctgttttgcgacaccTGAtaatgtgccgaaagtcacggaaattgcagtgtcgttctcattccgaagattaccgaagagccagaagatgccGTGAACTCCGCCGGACAGAAGCTGCACCgagggggtaagtaaagagttaggggcatttgcccggggtagcagctaggctgggggggtgatctatgtagggtaggggttctTTTTACTTTACgattaaattctcctttaaggcaatgacACATGGGTTGTTTTGTCACCCATGGGCAAAATGCTGGGCCATTGCTGGCAATGTAGGGGTGGTaaattattcaaatatttaatgcCTCAGAGGGTATTTTCACAATTACAATGCCTGCTACCAGCACGACATActgaactcatcgtttataaggatataatttactatttttcatggcttttgtgtattataaatatataatttacagtatatttatggcTCTTGCATACTGTATTATATAGACACACAAGCTTGCCAAGCTATAGGGGCATTTATACATGACGTGTTTTAGCTATAAAAGTAAGTGTCATAGCAAAAACGTCCTCATTCTCTCACATCCATAAGGTAAGAGTAAAAAGGCCAAAGTAATATGCCATTTTGTCAGACTGCTACTGTCTGCTTCATATTATTGTCAATAGGAATTCACACTGGTATATTTATGGTAGATATTGATTTCTACAACCATAGGCTGTGCATCCCTAAACTGGAGACGCTGGggaaaattcaattaaaatattaCACAAACAATGGGAAACATGTAGGgctaaaccaaaaaataaaatttcatgaAAATACAATATTATGCAAGAAAAATCTatgttacagtgctacgcaatatattggcactataaaaatacatgttaataataataataataatatgtcaaAACACTCAATGTACTCCCAGCAGCAGTTTCCTGATTTACTTGGCTACAacaagaaatatttatatatatttttctaatgatCAGGCAAAGATACGGTCACGTGCAACACTAGTAAACTGAATTCCTATCACTAATGAACGGAATCACTTTCTTGATACATAAAGCAGttgaatcatgtgactttagcTAATTCAATATTCCAGTCATACTTTTGAGCGTGCCATTCAGTCTGGAGTTCATCAGCTCGCCAGTCAATGCCCTATTGCTGTGTGTGAAGAAGATGTAAGGCACAAAATGGCACACTCACCAACGTGAGCTTGATCCTTAAAGAGAAAGTCTTCCCATAGCACATTGTTTGGATGAGGATGATGACTGGTGTGGTCATAACTTTGGCCAGCTGGTAAGTACCTATGGTGTTGTTCTGAAGAGATAAGTTAGTGAATACGACAAAGCCGCAGAAGCTAAGTGCCAGAAGTGCAACTTTGGAAACAGAGAGGCTCTTTGGGCAGAAGATCCCCAGTCTTTGGCACAAGTACAGTCCAAGCCAAGTTACCACAAAGTGCACCAGTGTCAGGCTCATGTTGGGAAATCCATAATGGACATAAATCCACTTGTTTAGAAACACAATGCAGATAGATGACAGTAGGTTGCCCAGGAGACCAGCAGCAATCCTCCACGGGCTATAGGTAGCCATGTCCAAGAGCAGGGGGTCTCAGCTTCCTTCACAATAAAGGAGGTAAGTTGTAGGGCTCAGGCTGCTTTTGGAGGAAGGGGGGGACTGGAGAAGGAGGGAACGACAGTTTTCGTAGGTGCAACTCTATGTACCTCAAGGCATCGTGACATTCCGCTACCCGTACCCAATTTAGTGCCCTCACTCACATCTCCTCCCCCGTTGGCTGACTGCCGGACATGTGGGTAGAAGACAGGGCGGGGCTAGAAGCTCGCGCACGTTGCTTGTGCTTGACACGTCACAGCGACTGCATTCAAGCCCGGCTTCAAGCGGCGGATCACAAGAAGGTAGAATCCAATGACAAGGGTGGGCAGAGTCAGTGCTTGTGGATTGGACGAAGCAAGCAGTTAGCTAGCCCTTAATAAAGATGGCGGATCCTCACGCGCTGTATAAAGTTCGTGCTATAAATGTATTCCAGTAGTGCTAGCGTGACGCTTCGTTTTCATGCCCTAATTCCTCCTATCAGAAAGTACTGGAAGAAGAGGCACATTTTATCCATGAATGAATCACTGCGGTTGCGCTGAAATAAATACTTCGGCATAGGTTTTCCATTTGCTGTAAACTCTGAGGAACATCAGTATCGTGTGACCTGTTCTTATAgtatttgtgtattatacaatggTGCCATGAATTACAAGTACtggaacatatatttaaaatgttattcacgGAGCCCTCAtctctgtataaaatgtattggtTGTGTTATGGTTTGAATGGATGTACCTGTTCTAAAAATGTCGATTGGTCTTTCACTTTcatggtttatatatataatgtttcttCTTTCAATCCTGCCTCTTCCTGGCCTGTCAATccatgccttaaaggaccagtaacataatttttttaaaaaaaataagtttgttagtgtagaacgaaaaaaaaaaaccacaaagtcatattaaacttttaaatcgctaagtctttattaagaaataactgaccgaaactcctcttcagaaaaggcgatccatcgtgcagcgctcgatttctcctccctgctttccctataggagatagccagggaggagaaatcgagcgctgcatgatggatcgtcgccgtacttccttttctgaagaggagcgccaGCAGAGTTTCggtcagttatttcttaataaagacttagcgatttaaacgtTTATTatgtctttgtggggtttttttcgttctatacatttttttttaaaaaaaaaatttatgttactaatcatttaaggtggccatagacacaacaattacaatctttcttggaaaagatctttccaagaaagatcgtttgtttcaatacacacatgtagagctcaATCGtgggatatacaggtagaaacaatagaattctacctgtatctgacgattcagcactaacaatggttagggttgccatcttttctggaaaaaataccggccttcctatatatttatctcttttccctattaataacattgggatcaatcaattaccggccaggtggcaatcctaacaatggccgatgtttccAAAGATGTGCCtagcaaattcagattttttttttgtgtatcacAGTGTTGCATACTGCCCAACAGTTCCTAACACAGGCAGCAGTCCAGACACTTCCACTGTCCACAGTCACTTTTCTGCTCTGCTGTGCTGTCAGTTTGCCAGGCAGTCCGCACAGTCCCCTGCTCTTCTGTTTATCTCCGCACTCTCCCACTGCACTTGCATCTTAAAAGACCAGGTCACGCCGCCCACAAACTTCATCATGCGAGATTGTGACGTCACAACGTCACGTAAGCGCAGTGACGTCCCAGACGCTGCAGCCCGCATAGCTGGGGATTTGGAGGAGGAAGGAGCAGCAAAGCTGCTAAAAACAAAATGCCCGTTTCTCCCCTCACAATTTTACCGGCCGCGTAATTGACGGTATTTTTTAAATACCGGCACCGGCCTTCAGACCTGTTTTTCCGGCTGGGCCGGAATCCCAATccacgagccgaccgatatccaagtcttctgccgatatcagtcgtctcttttcccaccacacacacaccgaatatcgtttGAAAATTACCTTTttgcgatattatctgtgcgtctatggccaccttaagttaagcAGTCTTTAGTgtgctggtgggggttgtttgtgCCTCAATTTGGTTGAAATgcgccagggactattttgaataTCATTTTGGACCTGATTATCAGGAGCACAGACCCTAGAaaccaaaagaaaataaacatgaggctttttttattcttatcttaTGAAGCCCTACCCAACCACATAGCTGGAAAAATTTCAAATCTGACTACTGCATAACCAACGcagatagcgaagaagcacgcactccatggaccaacggataaaataaaagatctttattgaaacagctaaaacaatgatccttacgcgtttcgtatccgtagatacttagtcataggcataattgaAAACAGCCGTGAGCtaacatttaaacagataaaaaggatatgacgtataaatcagtgatcctaaatttgaattttaaatttttaaccctaaaattgtttcagctgaaacgaaaaattctgcttttgtacatattcttaaatcaaattaaatagtTAATTTATAAATCACAGTTAATATGATATTTCTTAAcataatttttatacaatttttatacacaaaacgATCTATTATTTATGTGGATAGAACACTAAAATTAATAATGGTAAGTTAACAATGATAAGTTAATGAATCACAATTTACATAAACTTTAATCGCTTTAAATCTAGCATCAAATTCAGAAGTATTCATTTACATTGCGAGATTTATGTTAGGTATAGACTTGTATTGCATatcatatttatatctatatcagGCATCAGGTTTAAAAGGGAAAAGGAAAGAGGAAGGGGACGCATTATTTGAGCTTCATCTAGACGTCTTACGGTTGAACTAAAATATTAGAACTGATCCGTTATCAGCTTTATTAGGCTTAAGATCGAAGCAACATGCCAAAGTAAATTACTATTATCTTGAAACAAGTTCACCAAAACTTAATGtgctttttacaaattaaattataaCAAAGGGTGATTAAACAAGCAAACGAAAAACGAATCCATTCATATATATAAAGCGCTAATAATAAATCGCTAGTAGTGAACAAAATCATAATAATATCAGTGCCCTTAgtgaataaaattttaattttaattttaatttttatgcgctatattttaaaatgaaatgccaTATCTCgcttaatataattaatttaaataaaattatacctTCACCTATATCCAAAAATTGCCACAATG
Above is a genomic segment from Xenopus laevis strain J_2021 chromosome 3L, Xenopus_laevis_v10.1, whole genome shotgun sequence containing:
- the LOC108711094 gene encoding solute carrier family 35 member E3 — encoded protein: MATYSPWRIAAGLLGNLLSSICIVFLNKWIYVHYGFPNMSLTLVHFVVTWLGLYLCQRLGIFCPKSLSVSKVALLALSFCGFVVFTNLSLQNNTIGTYQLAKVMTTPVIILIQTMCYGKTFSLRIKLTLIPITLGVILNSYYDVKFNGLGILFAALGVLVTSVYQVWVGSKQHELQVNSMQLLYYQAPLSSAMLLCIVPIFEPVIGEGGIFGHWSPSAIAMVLLSGVIAFTVNLSIYWIIGNTSPVTYNMFGHFKFCITLLGGYLLFEDPLSLNQGLGILCTLFGILVYTHFKITEQEVTKSKLAQRP